Proteins encoded together in one Peribacillus asahii window:
- a CDS encoding glycosyl hydrolase family 28-related protein, with the protein MTFDYDDQIIISRRQGNSESPYVHIDESLVIDPHGKVILTEMPSKFNGVSVSGDNKTWFEIKKGVPKANEYLVDYKGGKAVTFNISNAGKQLAFSYEGMGQHFIPSSMVYTEQENGTVVETLKGLVDKSKADLATDRQSVQDKLQEATDKIDETEVARQTVIQTNTDVNAEEEIRVSSENTRISTENQRGLDETERKNSESTRKVNELERINAENIRISNESSRVTAENEREENESQRILDEADREATEDVRISNENTRISSENSRVSAEAVRESQETARQQFAATALTDLNTLTNNTKFIEPYNTTTTYKPNNIVSLNGNSYICKKTSTNNTPPDPLIATGNEFWGLLSRKGADSNGNVVVHKDKFIATEGQTIFTLSYPYDQFQNRTTVTVGGVPQRTPDNYEEANSNTIILNDPVSAGTVVEVKYFSEALPLASDIQTVVDNHTDEINKFNNQSIYTEDFIAVEGQTVFTLQTIYDQLQDKVEVYVDGVPQDSGDNFTESANNQITLSEGVPLGTEVKVRYFGKRLPIGTDVEVALNTHAETLGNHTTELNSHASDITSLTSQLAETIQQIKNIVTVDVKSFGAKGDGVTDDSVAIQNAIATLPKTGGKLLFPPGVYLHGDGVTTGYSYTPNPSYPNRPLEDAEHPVDIGRDIRFIFKDYDNLTISGYGATIQSHDNNGECRNNSILTFENCTNLRIEGLKIDGRSQFREPVLGDYNTGKGYADRSNIYIKFGENITLQDVESNYSMMDGVFLFGNETTSLSNVRVVNCNCYYNYRQGMTISSVNDCVVDGGNYSFTGVLRGTLPKAGIDVEADAHESYNVAIKNAKFDSNAVSGLALSFRGSNITVEQCTFVNKGVTTVRDDSCVNNVVKGNVFINCGLGFSQYGVKYYDNLFKFDTEGLSTNYHFDFGVNTDKVDGKLDVFERNTILVDLEDVPLGSTGALGCFKLTGTRVMSFKNNIIKNSYVNQSGLAYAIWLSGVGLNLENNQMIFDYAGTNISSSNQRTNIVSPVYKDNNVTGFTRDSTDTKYSNQYGASSDFKFSKSFGIANQVNKLHKINANYSGTLKVSANTGDFELYELKYNSSAGTLTVNMTQQNGTSAFCNVYKSATYLYIEPLLSSLVVEIDFSLPSATSRRSPLDVTLDLDTVTDKATLLLLAKPLLSKSVTSKEAITQTPPYKGFTTFDESRNKNITWTGTGWVDQMGTVV; encoded by the coding sequence ATGACGTTCGATTATGATGATCAAATAATTATATCTCGCAGACAAGGAAATTCAGAGTCTCCTTATGTGCATATAGACGAATCCTTGGTTATTGATCCGCATGGTAAAGTTATACTAACAGAAATGCCCTCTAAGTTTAATGGAGTTTCAGTTAGTGGAGACAATAAGACTTGGTTCGAAATTAAAAAAGGTGTTCCAAAGGCTAATGAATATTTGGTAGATTACAAGGGTGGGAAAGCTGTAACCTTTAATATCTCCAATGCAGGTAAACAATTAGCATTTTCCTATGAGGGTATGGGTCAACATTTTATCCCAAGTTCGATGGTTTATACAGAACAGGAAAATGGAACTGTCGTTGAAACACTTAAAGGTTTAGTAGATAAATCCAAAGCAGACTTAGCAACAGATAGACAATCAGTTCAAGATAAATTACAAGAAGCTACCGACAAAATTGATGAAACTGAAGTAGCTAGACAAACTGTAATTCAAACTAATACTGATGTTAATGCAGAAGAAGAAATTCGTGTTTCAAGTGAAAATACTCGTATCTCTACTGAAAATCAGAGAGGTTTAGACGAAACAGAGAGAAAAAATTCAGAATCAACAAGAAAAGTAAATGAGCTAGAAAGAATTAACGCTGAGAATATTCGCATAAGCAATGAGTCATCAAGGGTTACTGCCGAGAATGAACGTGAAGAAAATGAATCTCAGAGAATTCTTGATGAAGCAGATAGAGAAGCAACAGAAGATGTCCGAATCTCAAACGAGAATACAAGGATTTCAAGTGAGAATTCAAGGGTTAGTGCTGAAGCAGTAAGAGAATCACAAGAAACAGCGAGACAGCAATTTGCTGCAACTGCTCTTACAGACTTGAACACTCTTACAAACAATACTAAATTCATTGAACCTTATAACACTACGACTACATATAAACCAAATAATATTGTCAGTCTTAACGGGAATTCTTACATCTGTAAGAAAACGAGTACAAATAACACTCCTCCAGATCCTCTAATCGCAACGGGAAATGAGTTTTGGGGGTTGCTAAGTCGCAAAGGTGCGGATTCGAACGGAAATGTAGTTGTACATAAAGATAAATTCATCGCAACTGAAGGTCAAACAATTTTCACATTATCATATCCGTATGACCAATTCCAAAATAGAACAACTGTAACAGTTGGTGGAGTTCCACAAAGAACACCTGATAATTATGAAGAAGCGAATTCTAATACAATTATATTGAATGACCCTGTATCTGCTGGAACGGTTGTTGAAGTAAAATATTTCAGCGAAGCCCTCCCCCTAGCTTCGGATATTCAAACTGTTGTTGATAATCACACAGATGAAATTAACAAATTTAATAATCAATCTATCTACACTGAAGATTTCATTGCAGTTGAAGGTCAAACTGTATTCACTTTGCAAACTATATATGACCAACTACAAGACAAGGTTGAAGTTTATGTAGATGGTGTACCTCAAGATTCAGGTGATAACTTTACTGAAAGTGCAAATAACCAGATCACATTAAGCGAGGGTGTGCCGTTAGGGACGGAAGTTAAAGTAAGATATTTCGGTAAACGACTCCCTATTGGAACTGATGTGGAAGTTGCATTGAATACTCATGCGGAAACTTTGGGTAATCATACAACAGAGTTGAATAGTCATGCAAGTGATATTACTTCTCTTACGTCCCAGTTGGCGGAAACTATTCAACAAATCAAAAACATTGTGACTGTCGATGTGAAATCCTTTGGAGCAAAAGGTGACGGGGTAACAGATGACAGTGTAGCGATTCAAAATGCTATAGCAACACTTCCAAAAACAGGTGGTAAACTACTATTCCCACCTGGGGTTTATCTACATGGGGATGGAGTAACGACAGGATATTCGTACACACCTAATCCGAGTTACCCTAACAGACCACTTGAAGATGCAGAACATCCTGTTGACATAGGTAGAGATATACGATTTATCTTCAAAGATTATGATAATCTGACTATTTCGGGATACGGTGCGACCATACAATCACATGATAACAACGGGGAGTGTAGAAATAACTCCATATTAACATTTGAAAACTGTACTAATTTGCGTATCGAAGGTTTAAAAATTGATGGCAGGTCGCAATTTAGAGAACCTGTACTCGGTGATTACAACACAGGAAAAGGGTACGCTGATAGATCAAACATTTATATTAAGTTTGGGGAAAATATCACCTTGCAAGACGTTGAGAGTAACTATTCGATGATGGATGGTGTTTTCTTGTTTGGAAATGAAACAACATCACTGTCTAATGTTAGAGTGGTGAACTGTAATTGTTATTATAATTACAGACAAGGTATGACTATATCCAGTGTGAATGATTGCGTTGTGGATGGCGGAAATTATTCGTTTACAGGAGTATTAAGAGGCACTCTACCAAAAGCAGGAATTGACGTAGAGGCAGATGCACATGAAAGTTATAATGTAGCTATTAAAAATGCGAAATTTGACAGTAATGCTGTTAGCGGACTTGCTTTGTCTTTTAGAGGTAGTAATATAACTGTAGAGCAGTGTACGTTTGTAAATAAAGGTGTTACAACGGTTAGAGATGATAGTTGTGTAAATAACGTCGTAAAAGGGAATGTCTTTATAAACTGCGGACTAGGATTTTCACAGTACGGTGTAAAGTATTATGATAACTTATTTAAGTTTGATACTGAGGGGTTGTCAACTAATTATCATTTTGATTTTGGAGTAAACACAGATAAAGTAGATGGGAAACTGGATGTCTTTGAACGAAATACGATTCTAGTTGATTTAGAGGATGTACCTCTCGGCTCTACAGGAGCGTTGGGTTGCTTTAAGCTCACAGGAACAAGAGTTATGTCATTCAAAAATAACATTATAAAAAACAGTTATGTGAATCAGTCAGGTCTAGCTTACGCTATTTGGTTATCTGGTGTTGGATTGAACTTAGAAAACAACCAAATGATATTTGATTACGCTGGCACGAATATTAGTTCTAGCAACCAAAGGACGAACATTGTTTCTCCAGTGTACAAAGATAACAATGTAACAGGATTCACGAGAGACAGCACAGATACAAAATATTCTAATCAATACGGTGCATCAAGTGACTTTAAGTTTTCTAAATCTTTCGGTATCGCTAATCAAGTCAATAAATTACACAAGATAAACGCTAATTATAGTGGAACTTTAAAAGTATCTGCTAATACAGGAGATTTTGAACTTTATGAACTGAAATACAATTCAAGCGCAGGAACATTGACTGTAAATATGACACAACAAAACGGTACATCAGCATTCTGTAATGTTTATAAAAGTGCAACTTATCTCTATATTGAACCATTATTATCTAGTTTGGTTGTAGAGATAGATTTTTCTTTACCGAGTGCGACATCTCGCAGAAGTCCATTAGACGTAACCTTGGATTTAGATACTGTCACAGATAAAGCAACACTCCTACTTCTAGCTAAACCATTATTAAGTAAGTCCGTAACATCAAAAGAAGCAATAACACAAACTCCACCATACAAAGGATTTACAACTTTTGATGAATCGAGAAATAAAAATATAACATGGACTGGAACTGGTTGGGTAGACCAAATGGGTACAGTTGTTTAA
- a CDS encoding DUF5659 domain-containing protein gives MKKEYIVFSQRLAATLMLKGFVLKRMEKTNRDNSNRNVFYFNESNDLLKIVEDYKNIK, from the coding sequence ATGAAAAAAGAATATATAGTTTTTAGTCAACGTTTAGCTGCAACACTTATGTTAAAAGGTTTTGTGTTAAAACGAATGGAAAAAACTAATAGAGACAATTCTAATAGAAACGTATTTTACTTTAATGAGTCTAATGATTTATTAAAAATTGTAGAAGATTATAAAAATATCAAATAA
- a CDS encoding phage holin: MNINWKVRFKQKTFIVALFSALLLAAQAVASLFGYDIPVEFSDKLTYLFNTVLSILVLLGVVVDPTVSGLGDSKEALKYTKPK; the protein is encoded by the coding sequence ATGAATATTAACTGGAAAGTTAGGTTCAAACAGAAAACTTTCATTGTAGCTTTATTCTCTGCGTTATTGTTAGCAGCACAAGCAGTTGCAAGTTTATTTGGATATGATATTCCTGTTGAGTTTAGCGACAAGTTAACTTATTTATTTAATACGGTTTTATCTATATTAGTGTTACTTGGAGTTGTAGTTGACCCCACTGTATCTGGGTTAGGAGATAGTAAAGAGGCATTAAAATATACAAAACCTAAATAA
- a CDS encoding DUF5659 domain-containing protein — protein sequence MKKEYIVFSNQLAGYLMMNKFPLKRMGKSDKQGSNLNIFFFNESEDLLSKVEEFKSIKK from the coding sequence ATGAAAAAAGAATACATAGTGTTTTCAAATCAGCTTGCAGGTTACTTAATGATGAACAAGTTCCCTTTGAAGCGAATGGGTAAATCAGATAAACAGGGATCAAATTTAAACATATTCTTTTTTAATGAATCTGAAGATTTACTCAGTAAAGTTGAAGAATTTAAATCAATCAAGAAGTAA
- a CDS encoding right-handed parallel beta-helix repeat-containing protein, translating into MGLKRIKRHMIDQEFVQQVDDSVSTLNNHATKLNDHDDELAAVSTQLAETEIQITNKTAGRVNLKEYENLIPNKAMIPDPVNWDWEIPMQQAVNDADDIFIPDGIFFMSSFPVLTTRKHIHGAGSSLFHSTSKTVLRFPAGVKGITTQTNDSAFTVIENLCLHSLSTTLGTDDGIVLGSNRVTIRNVLVQGFGRHGINIDSTNGNVNLCNLENVRSYQNKGRGFSLSGGVDNNVLTLHKCDATGNGDWGFYNTARHSILFNCHASQNTGGGFYDNGISNVYYMPYVEEGVGNFSTIDASSSYGIWIATFYAAIYPSVHANARTSWFIQHQSGFTRKLTIHDNGGPSSGKNYEFDNGVFNAGAFRLRNVTDNKNIFDVNSTLTRFMFHLPIGFTPVTASATNNTSFLDSADNILKHRDNAGRTGNMSRFVAVPASATATGTPGDWSADANYMYVCHTANTWKRVAIATW; encoded by the coding sequence ATGGGGTTAAAGAGAATCAAACGGCACATGATTGACCAAGAGTTTGTGCAACAGGTAGATGACAGTGTTTCAACTTTGAATAATCATGCAACAAAGCTAAATGATCATGATGACGAATTGGCAGCAGTAAGCACCCAGTTGGCGGAAACCGAGATTCAAATCACTAATAAAACAGCAGGTAGAGTAAATTTAAAAGAGTATGAGAATCTGATTCCAAATAAAGCGATGATTCCTGACCCTGTAAATTGGGACTGGGAAATCCCGATGCAACAAGCCGTGAATGATGCTGATGACATTTTTATACCCGACGGAATCTTCTTTATGTCCAGTTTCCCTGTATTAACAACGAGAAAACATATACACGGTGCTGGTTCTAGCTTATTCCACTCTACATCTAAGACTGTTTTGCGTTTTCCAGCTGGTGTTAAAGGTATTACGACGCAAACAAATGATTCTGCCTTTACTGTTATTGAAAACCTTTGTCTCCATTCGCTGTCTACAACGTTAGGAACAGATGATGGCATTGTTCTTGGTTCAAATCGAGTAACGATTCGCAACGTACTTGTACAAGGTTTTGGTAGACATGGTATAAATATTGATTCAACGAATGGGAATGTAAATTTGTGCAATTTGGAAAATGTGCGCTCGTACCAAAATAAAGGAAGAGGGTTTAGCTTATCGGGTGGAGTTGATAATAATGTTTTAACACTCCATAAATGTGACGCAACGGGTAATGGTGATTGGGGCTTTTATAATACTGCACGACATAGCATATTATTTAATTGCCATGCGTCTCAAAATACTGGTGGAGGGTTTTATGATAACGGTATATCAAATGTTTACTATATGCCATATGTTGAAGAAGGTGTTGGGAATTTTTCAACAATAGATGCTTCATCTTCTTACGGTATATGGATAGCAACTTTTTACGCTGCAATATACCCAAGCGTTCACGCAAACGCTAGAACTTCATGGTTTATTCAGCACCAATCGGGATTCACAAGGAAATTAACAATTCACGACAACGGAGGACCATCTTCGGGGAAAAATTACGAGTTTGATAACGGGGTTTTTAACGCAGGAGCTTTTCGTTTAAGAAACGTAACCGACAATAAGAATATCTTTGATGTAAACTCAACTCTAACGAGGTTCATGTTTCATTTACCTATTGGATTTACGCCAGTAACAGCAAGTGCAACCAATAATACGTCATTTCTTGATAGTGCGGATAATATTTTAAAACATCGAGATAACGCAGGACGTACAGGGAATATGTCCCGTTTCGTAGCAGTGCCAGCTTCAGCAACCGCAACAGGGACTCCTGGTGACTGGTCGGCTGATGCGAATTATATGTACGTGTGTCATACTGCGAATACATGGAAACGAGTTGCAATCGCTACTTGGTAA
- a CDS encoding peptidoglycan recognition protein family protein, which translates to MTIEIKKNLVSSSKYNVKCPYSMAAKYITIHNTYNDAPAANEVKYMNSNNNSVSFHYAVDDKEVIQAVPENRNAWHCGDGSGSNSGNRTSIGVEICYSKSGGERYRKAEDLAIKFIAQLLKERSWGIERVRKHQDWSGKFCPHRILDEGRWSSFKKEIEKELDSLNGEVVKKSYSPTPTKVKSATTSKSDSTDIKLPNGVYKKGDKDNAVKQIQEALNELNFKVGKADGIYGSQTQDAVLRFQKMCGIKPYDGIYGDKTRKEMLEQLK; encoded by the coding sequence ATGACTATTGAAATTAAAAAGAATCTAGTGTCCTCAAGTAAATATAATGTCAAATGTCCCTATTCAATGGCTGCTAAATATATCACAATACATAACACATACAACGATGCTCCTGCTGCAAATGAAGTTAAATACATGAATAGTAATAACAATAGCGTTTCATTCCACTATGCTGTAGATGATAAAGAGGTTATTCAAGCTGTTCCTGAGAATCGTAATGCTTGGCATTGTGGAGATGGATCAGGTTCAAATTCAGGTAATCGTACATCCATTGGAGTTGAAATTTGTTACTCTAAATCAGGTGGAGAACGTTACAGAAAGGCTGAGGATTTAGCGATTAAGTTTATTGCTCAATTACTTAAAGAACGTAGTTGGGGAATTGAAAGAGTTAGAAAGCATCAAGATTGGAGTGGTAAATTCTGTCCTCATCGTATCTTAGATGAAGGTAGATGGAGTAGTTTCAAAAAGGAAATTGAGAAAGAGTTAGATAGTTTAAATGGTGAAGTAGTAAAGAAATCATACTCCCCTACTCCAACTAAAGTAAAATCTGCTACAACATCTAAGAGTGATTCAACTGACATTAAACTTCCTAATGGGGTCTATAAAAAAGGTGACAAAGATAATGCAGTTAAACAAATCCAAGAAGCTTTAAATGAACTGAATTTTAAAGTTGGAAAAGCAGACGGGATTTACGGATCACAAACTCAAGATGCTGTGTTAAGATTTCAAAAAATGTGCGGAATCAAACCTTATGATGGTATTTATGGAGATAAGACACGCAAGGAAATGTTAGAACAACTCAAATAA
- a CDS encoding thermonuclease family protein, giving the protein MITARILKITDGDTLQIEIPKLSLRLDFVDAFETKGIERELGLKAKAWMEQQLSVGDEIQIDPKHFDIYGRLIATVFEDGENINGKMLKEGVAEVYSPSNHNNGKLD; this is encoded by the coding sequence ATGATTACAGCTAGAATCTTAAAAATTACTGATGGTGACACTCTTCAGATTGAAATTCCTAAATTATCGCTACGTTTAGATTTTGTCGATGCTTTCGAGACGAAGGGGATTGAGCGTGAGTTGGGATTAAAAGCAAAAGCATGGATGGAACAACAATTATCAGTAGGTGATGAAATTCAAATTGATCCTAAGCATTTCGATATTTACGGTAGATTAATCGCTACTGTATTTGAAGATGGGGAAAACATCAATGGGAAAATGCTAAAAGAAGGCGTAGCAGAAGTCTACTCCCCTTCTAATCATAATAACGGAAAATTAGATTAA
- a CDS encoding phage tail spike protein, translated as MRLGTIDLSLKPQKPKLSICKPNRVKIGELTEAYNIKHDVFLGKVSELSFTIPYLVEDKHELVGNPNIDKLKDRYLIKLELGNLIEWYIINDVTDSSDETKDDKNVHCYSLAWQLNDKLIRGLEETSVNATSILNTALLGSTWGIGYIDSDFDIRFRSFEVSESTVLDFIFQVADTFATVVEFNTVNRSVSLKKEESIGTNKGLRLSYGKYLQTLSRQSNSDEMVTRFHVFGNENLSIQNLNMTGTTFLENFSYFLYPFKMDENENIISHSYYMSDNLCKAQIKYQDLIVARKPTFKSYLTQLEQHQTTLFTKETEMTTLQNELNIIEDKIYIAKGMEEDTSTLDAQKTTKNNEIANKQTEINNVKAQITTVNNNISALRAEIAVENNFTVDEIKERNDFIIEKTWQDDNFIDEQDLYDEAIRRFEELKAPKTTFNIDIINFLNVIEEQRNWNKLSIGDTVTINYELLGVNITAKIIEIHFDYESDNISLTISNTADILDEATKLAKKIYDSYSTSTSLDMSKYKWNESAKKMGEVNEIINSEWDATKREISAGVNNSISISGRGIVITNPDDPLKQLIAQSGVLALTMDGGNTWKTAIKPDKIVAEVVMGKLITGVNLVIENQSGTYTIDGNGFNITRSDDKVKIGINVSDGIKIQAKDVYGQWKDKFYADTNGNLTFSGTLSGADGTFSGTVSAGKIIGGTMEATDITGGSINIGNGNFTVNSSGEMVAKSGEFSGTIIGSIIKSSDKNTSLTINAGSMKVESSLGAYVTVSPNGIVGYDNQGAQKYSMDANLVTSTALATVNKNVYLGTLQGGEVRVVDAFGLPSDGAVGSYSYRNLRCRDVISHGNIEAEYIASKGALIAGGDLVVTGDIFANQGAVATQTWVQQQGYSTGISSSPVFNSVTADIFYGREGGSLAMGWDGQQFFQSTTIYNRTYSSDANIYITSFGTLGRSTSASKYKLNIEEYNVSKSKNILDLTPKTWFDKTATEQYAEYLTKISPVDIEGNPVEPQEVPEMIDIPYMETHTGLIAEDVEAVGLSEFVTYGAPDENGNREVEGLEYSRLWVLLIPLVKEQQTKIEELEQRLIALEG; from the coding sequence TTGAGATTAGGAACAATAGACTTATCGTTAAAACCTCAAAAACCTAAGTTATCCATTTGCAAACCGAACAGAGTAAAAATTGGAGAATTAACAGAAGCGTATAATATTAAACATGATGTTTTTTTAGGAAAAGTAAGCGAACTAAGTTTTACTATTCCTTATCTTGTAGAGGATAAACATGAGTTAGTTGGAAATCCAAATATAGACAAGTTAAAAGATAGATACTTAATTAAACTAGAATTAGGTAATTTAATCGAATGGTACATAATTAACGATGTAACTGATAGTTCAGATGAAACCAAAGATGATAAAAATGTACACTGTTATTCGTTAGCATGGCAACTCAATGACAAATTAATCAGGGGACTAGAAGAAACGTCTGTAAATGCAACTAGTATACTTAATACAGCATTATTGGGTAGCACATGGGGAATCGGTTATATAGATAGTGACTTTGATATTCGCTTCCGATCATTTGAAGTATCTGAATCTACCGTGCTGGACTTTATTTTTCAAGTGGCGGATACATTCGCTACAGTAGTTGAATTCAATACAGTTAATCGTTCAGTTAGCTTAAAGAAAGAAGAAAGTATTGGTACAAATAAAGGATTAAGACTTTCATATGGAAAATATCTTCAAACATTAAGCAGACAATCTAATTCAGATGAAATGGTTACTCGTTTTCATGTGTTTGGCAATGAGAATCTAAGTATACAGAATTTAAATATGACAGGTACTACCTTTCTTGAAAATTTCTCATACTTCTTGTACCCTTTCAAAATGGATGAAAACGAAAATATTATTAGTCATTCCTATTATATGTCAGATAACTTATGTAAGGCACAGATTAAGTATCAGGATTTAATTGTAGCAAGAAAGCCTACATTCAAGAGCTACTTGACGCAATTAGAACAACACCAAACCACCCTTTTCACAAAAGAAACGGAAATGACAACTTTACAAAATGAGTTAAATATCATTGAAGATAAAATTTATATTGCTAAAGGTATGGAAGAAGATACTTCTACTTTAGATGCTCAAAAAACAACTAAAAATAATGAGATCGCCAATAAGCAGACTGAGATTAATAATGTAAAAGCTCAAATTACTACTGTAAACAATAATATTTCTGCATTGAGAGCTGAAATAGCTGTTGAAAATAACTTTACAGTAGATGAGATTAAAGAGCGTAACGATTTCATTATTGAAAAAACTTGGCAAGATGATAACTTTATTGATGAGCAAGATTTATATGATGAAGCCATTAGACGCTTTGAGGAACTGAAAGCACCTAAGACTACATTTAACATTGATATCATTAATTTTCTAAATGTCATTGAGGAGCAGCGTAATTGGAATAAGCTATCTATTGGTGATACAGTAACGATTAATTACGAGCTATTGGGTGTAAATATCACAGCTAAAATTATAGAAATTCATTTTGATTATGAATCAGACAATATCAGTTTAACTATTTCAAACACTGCTGATATTTTAGATGAGGCTACAAAATTAGCCAAGAAAATCTATGACTCCTACTCCACTTCTACCTCTCTAGATATGTCTAAGTATAAATGGAATGAAAGTGCAAAAAAGATGGGAGAAGTTAATGAAATTATAAACTCTGAGTGGGATGCTACGAAAAGAGAAATATCCGCAGGGGTTAATAATTCGATTAGCATTTCAGGTAGAGGTATCGTAATTACAAATCCAGATGACCCGTTAAAACAGTTAATTGCTCAATCAGGAGTTTTAGCTTTAACTATGGATGGTGGCAACACTTGGAAGACTGCAATAAAACCTGACAAAATTGTAGCCGAAGTGGTAATGGGAAAACTGATTACAGGAGTAAATTTAGTAATTGAGAATCAATCTGGAACTTACACTATAGATGGAAATGGGTTCAATATCACTCGTTCAGATGACAAAGTTAAAATCGGAATTAATGTTTCGGATGGAATTAAAATACAAGCAAAAGATGTCTATGGTCAATGGAAAGATAAATTTTACGCTGATACAAATGGTAATTTAACCTTCTCAGGTACTCTCTCTGGTGCTGACGGTACGTTTTCAGGTACAGTGTCCGCAGGTAAAATTATTGGTGGTACGATGGAAGCTACTGATATCACGGGTGGAAGTATCAATATTGGTAACGGTAATTTCACTGTGAATTCATCAGGGGAAATGGTAGCTAAAAGTGGTGAGTTTAGTGGAACGATTATTGGTTCTATAATTAAATCTAGTGATAAAAATACCAGTCTAACTATAAATGCTGGAAGTATGAAAGTAGAAAGCTCGTTAGGAGCTTATGTAACCGTAAGTCCAAATGGGATTGTAGGATATGACAACCAAGGTGCTCAAAAATACAGCATGGATGCTAATCTAGTCACATCCACAGCATTAGCTACCGTCAATAAAAACGTTTATTTGGGAACGTTACAAGGTGGAGAAGTTCGGGTCGTTGACGCATTTGGATTACCTAGTGACGGTGCTGTCGGTAGTTATTCATACCGAAATTTACGATGTCGAGATGTTATTTCTCACGGTAATATCGAAGCAGAGTATATAGCTTCTAAAGGTGCGCTTATCGCTGGTGGAGATTTAGTTGTAACGGGGGATATCTTTGCAAATCAAGGTGCTGTAGCTACTCAAACATGGGTTCAACAACAAGGATACTCTACTGGTATTTCAAGCAGTCCTGTTTTTAACAGTGTAACTGCTGATATTTTCTATGGTCGTGAGGGTGGTAGTTTAGCTATGGGTTGGGATGGTCAACAATTTTTTCAATCTACTACTATCTACAACCGAACGTACAGCTCTGATGCAAATATATACATTACTTCTTTTGGTACACTAGGTCGATCCACTTCAGCTTCTAAATATAAGTTAAACATTGAAGAGTATAATGTATCTAAATCTAAAAATATCTTAGATTTAACTCCCAAAACGTGGTTCGATAAAACAGCTACAGAACAATATGCAGAATATTTAACGAAAATAAGTCCTGTAGATATCGAAGGGAATCCAGTGGAACCGCAAGAAGTTCCTGAAATGATAGATATTCCATACATGGAAACCCATACAGGTTTAATTGCGGAAGATGTAGAGGCTGTTGGATTGAGTGAGTTTGTTACATATGGCGCACCTGATGAAAACGGAAATCGTGAAGTGGAAGGATTGGAGTACAGTCGATTATGGGTACTACTCATCCCCTTAGTTAAAGAGCAGCAAACAAAAATTGAGGAATTAGAACAAAGACTTATAGCTTTAGAAGGATAA